The proteins below come from a single Candida albicans SC5314 chromosome 7, complete sequence genomic window:
- a CDS encoding ribulose-phosphate 3-epimerase (D-ribulose-5-phosphate 3-epimerase; stationary phase enriched protein), translating into MVKPIIAPSILAADFANLGCNCKRVVDTGDVEWLHLDVMDGHFVPNISLGPPIISSLRKQFPREGDKPIVFDCHMMVSEPDEWIEEIAKAGGDSYTFHFEATKDPARVIKKIKEHGLKAAMAIKPKTPVEEVFPYAEDLDMVLVMTVEPGFGGQKFMPDMMPKVETLREKYPNLDVQVDGGLGKDTIQPAADAGANVIVAGTSVFKPEDPKPVVQYLKQTVADAIQARNK; encoded by the coding sequence ATGGTTAAACCAATTATAGCTCCATCAATATTAGCTGCTGATTTTGCAAATTTGGGTTGCAATTGTAAAAGAGTTGTCGACACGGGGGATGTTGAATGGTTACATTTGGATGTGATGGACGGACATTTTGTTCCAAACATTTCCTTGGGTCCTCCTATTATCAGCAGTTTAAGAAAACAGTTTCCTCGTGAAGGCGATAAgccaattgtttttgattgtCACATGATGGTTTCTGAACCAGATGAATggattgaagaaattgcaAAAGCTGGCGGGGACTCGTACACCTTTCATTTTGAGGCCACCAAAGATCCCGCAAGAGTcataaagaaaattaagGAGCACGGTTTAAAGGCAGCCATGGCTATCAAACCTAAAACCCCAGTTGAAGAGGTGTTTCCTTATGCTGAAGATTTAGATATGGTATTGGTCATGACAGTTGAACCTGGGTTTGGAGGACAAAAGTTTATGCCGGACATGATGCCAAAGGTCGAAACATTAAGAGAAAAGTACCCCAACTTGGATGTTCAAGTTGATGGAGGATTGGGGAAGGATACAATTCAACCTGCTGCAGATGCTGGTGCAAATGTCATTGTTGCTGGGACCTCGGTGTTTAAACCAGAAGACCCGAAACCAGTTGTCCAATATTTAAAACAAACTGTGGCCGATGCCATTCAAGCTAGAAATAAgtag
- the VPS70 gene encoding putative zinc metalloprotease (Ortholog(s) have role in protein targeting to vacuole and endoplasmic reticulum localization), whose amino-acid sequence MLYEKRVLPPKRSYQRNPIVWAFFVLAILTIYKLPLTLFPQEQDVIDPKAVILNALETNLAGNWSRKYTAEPHLAGTNYGLVAWTESKFKEYGLKTQVDTYDIYVSYPKDHDLKLINKKGHVEYQPSLKEDVIDEDSTTHGNDTVPTFLGYAANGNVTAEYVFVNYGTKDDFDFLKEQKVNVTGKIAIARYGKIFRGLKVKFAQEHGAVGVLIYSDPGDDQGITPANGYKQYPHGPARQESSVQRGSVQFLSQIPGDPTTPGYPSKGDVERKDPHESIGRIPALPISYREVKPILAKLNGFGIQPDSFAGELEGFDYFTGPNPKYTLNLYNDQIYNITPLWNVYGEIEGQNKDEVIIIGNHRDAWIKGGASDPNSGSAALLEIARALNELKQQNYKFKRTIILHSYDGEEYGLLGSTEQGEYYAEKYQRNVVAYLNLDDAVSGKHFKLSASPVLDEVLLAVAKELEYPEKGAASLYDHWLANGGRIKPLGSGSDYTVYLDHLGIPSVDLGFAGGKGDPVYHYHSNYDSYHWMKKFGDEGFVFHNLCAKYVSLLALQLSEREVIDFRLSSYSKKLQEYYNSTVSTIPKSWLNKTVKSSHTDWEEYNFINKATNGYYTDEIPEGKQCRMMRRIHHHKHKTTLQELVAATFDKLEKFDNVTQSLDLTSFKLQALYDDYDNLPLWERIKLHFRIRHHNKLLQYFERNFLHQKGLHNRFWFRHIVYASGRYTGYAGQTLPGLNEAIEDGDFDRFVHWVNIFARTLKRINRHS is encoded by the coding sequence ATGTTGTACGAGAAAAGAGTATTACCTCCTAAAAGGAGCTATCAGAGGAACCCAATTGTCTGGGCATTCTTTGTCTTGGCTATTCTTACCATTTATAAATTACCCTTAACTTTGTTTCCTCAAGAACAAGATGTTATCGACCCTAAAGCTGTTATTCTCAATGCCCTTGAAACCAATTTAGCTGGTAATTGGTCACGCAAGTACACTGCTGAGCCACATTTGGCAGGCACGAACTACGGTTTGGTTGCATGGACTGAACTGAAATTTAAGGAGTACGGGCTTAAGACTCAAGTTGACACTTATGATATTTATGTTAGTTATCCAAAAGACCATGACTTGAAgttgattaataaaaagGGCCACGTCGAGTACCAACCATCATTAAAGGAAGATGTCATTGATGAAGACTCAACTACACATGGAAATGACACAGTCCCCACATTTTTGGGATATGCTGCCAATGGGAATGTAACTGCTGAATACGTTTTTGTCAACTACGGGACTAAAGACGATTTCGATTTTTTAAAGGAGCAAAAAGTTAATGTTACTGGTAAAATCGCCATTGCTCGTTATGGCAAAATTTTCCGTGGCTTAAAAGTCAAATTTGCTCAAGAACATGGTGCTGTTGGTGTTTTGATATATTCCGACCCAGGAGATGACCAAGGAATCACACCTGCCAACGGCTATAAACAATATCCTCATGGTCCTGCACGTCAAGAAAGTTCTGTTCAAAGAGGGTCTGTACAATTCTTGTCACAAATCCCTGGAGACCCTACTACCCCAGGTTACCCTTCCAAGGGAGACGTGGAGCGCAAAGACCCTCATGAAAGTATTGGTAGAATTCCTGCTTTGCCGATTTCGTATCGCGAAGTCAAACCCATATTGGCCAAACTCAACGGATTTGGTATACAACCAGACCTGTTTGCCGGCGAGTTAGAAGGATTTGACTATTTTACTGGACCAAACCCAAAATACACGTTAAACTTGTACAATGACCAAATTTACAATATTACACCATTATGGAATGTTTATGGAGAAATTGAAGGTCAGAACAAAGACGAGGTAATTATAATTGGTAATCACAGAGACGCATGGATCAAAGGAGGCGCATCGGACCCCAATAGTGGCTCTGCTGCTTTGTTGGAGATTGCTCGTGCTTTAAACGAATTAAAACAgcaaaattataaattcaaaCGTACAATAATTTTGCACAGTTATGATGGCGAAGAGTATGGACTTTTGGGTTCCACCGAGCAAGGGGAATACTATGCTGAAAAGTATCAGCGCAATGTTGTGGCATACTTGAACTTGGACGACGCTGTTTCAGGAAAACATTTCAAGTTGAGTGCATCTCCAGTATTAGATGAGGTATTGTTAGCTGTTGCCAAAGAATTAGAATACCCAGAAAAGGGGGCCGCTAGTTTGTATGACCACTGGTTGGCCAATGGTGGTAGAATCAAACCTCTTGGGTCTGGGTCCGATTATACAGTTTACCTTGACCATCTCGGTATTCCCTCAGTGGACTTGGGTTTTGCTGGTGGGAAAGGTGACCCAGtatatcattatcattccAACTACGACTCTTACCACTGGATGAAGAAGTTTGGCGACGAGGGGTTTGTATTCCACAATTTGTGTGCCAAATATGTACTGTTGCTTGCATTACAGTTGTCAGAGAGAGAAGTCATTGATTTCAGACTTTCCAGCTACTCGAAAAAGTTGCAAGAGTATTACAACTCCACTGTTTCAACCATTCCCAAGTCGTGGTTGAACAAAACGGTAAAATCCTCACACACAGACTGGGAAGAatataattttatcaataaagcCACCAATGGTTATTATACAGACGAGATTCCAGAGGGCAAACAATGCAGAATGATGAGACGTATCCATCACCACAAACACAAAACCACTTTGCAAGAACTAGTAGCTGCAACTTTTGACAAATTGGagaaatttgataatgtcACCCAATCCTTGGACCTCACCTCCTTCAAATTGCAAGCACTTTATGATGATTACGACAATTTACCATTGTGGGAGAGAATCAAATTACATTTCCGTATCAGACACCACAATAAATTGTTACAgtattttgaaagaaactttcttcatcaaaagGGATTACACAACAGATTCTGGTTCAGACACATTGTTTATGCCAGCGGAAGATACACTGGGTATGCGGGACAAACATTGCCGGGATTAAATGAAGCTATTGAAGATGGTGATTTCGATAGATTTGTGCATTGGGTCAATATCTTTGCCAGAACTTTGAAGAGAATCAATAGACATTCATAA
- a CDS encoding uncharacterized protein (Ortholog(s) have role in ribosomal large subunit biogenesis and cytoplasm, nucleus, ribosome localization) yields MAGRNAINKPKIKLHAQSHAKSLGRKRAARRTTATRSSTSRYAAKGTTAPRPTDSKAVALYTGNAPQPTSTMTTQTLSNKRAKKIARNQRYLAANKLKENETAMEVDNTSEQEKQTKLDQIKKALWSVIENHQKNGYSVVSDPEGTTLGIQSF; encoded by the coding sequence ATGGCAGGTAGAAACGCTAtaaataaaccaaaaatcaaactcCATGCTCAGAGTCATGCTAAATCATTAGGGAGAAAAAGAGCTGCACGTAGAACTACGGCTACAAGATCGTCCACTTCTCGATATGCCGCCAAAGGAACCACTGCACCAAGACCAACAGACTCCAAAGCAGTTGCTTTATATACTGGAAATGCTCCTCAGCCAACCTCGACCATGACAACCCAGACATTATCTAACAAAAGAGCTAAAAAGATTGCCAGAAACCAGCGGTATTTAGCTGCTAACAAACTCAAGGAAAACGAAACGGCCATGGAAGTTGACAACACATCAGAACAAGAGAAGCAAACGAAGTTAGATCAAATCAAGAAGGCACTATGGAGTGTTATTGAGAACCATCAAAAGAATGGGTATTCAGTTGTTTCTGATCCAGAAGGAACTACTTTAGGTATACAGTCTTtctaa
- the SOD3 gene encoding Sod3p (Cytosolic manganese-containing superoxide dismutase; protects against oxidative stress; repressed by ciclopirox olamine, induced during stationary phase when SOD1 expression is low; Hap43-repressed; Spider and flow model biofilm induced), protein MITENEKISLPKIDWALDALEPYISKEINDLHINKHHVAYVNGYNAAIDALEKAVGKRDLKSVVEIQQNIKFHGGGHTNHSLFWKNLAPVSKGGGKHPDTSSALGKQIVAQYGSVSNLIDITNSKLAGIQGSGWAFIVKNKQNGGALDVVTTANQDTISAPHLVPIIAIDAWEHAYYLQYQNVKLDYFKAIWNVINWAEAESRYSA, encoded by the exons ATGATTACCGAAAACGAAAAGATATCCTTACCCAAGATTGATTGGGCTCTTGATGCCTTGGAGCCATATATCTCTAAAGAAATTAACGATTTGCATATCAACAAA CACCATGTTGCTTATGTAAACGGGTACAATGCCGCTATTGACGCACTTGAAAAAGCTGTTGGCAAGAGGGATCTCAAGTCGGTAGTTGAGATCCAgcaaaatatcaaattccACGGTGGCGGACACACCAACCACAGTTTGTTCTGGAAGAATTTGGCCCCTGTATCTAAAGGTGGTGGCAAACACCCTGATACCAGTTCCGCTTTGGGTAAACAAATCGTTGCTCAGTATGGGTCTGTTTCAAACCTTATTGATATCACCAATTCCAAATTAGCTGGCATCCAAGGATCAGGTTGGGCATTTATAGTCAAAAACAAGCAAAACGGAGGGGCTTTGGATGTGGTCACTACTGCCAATCAGGATACAATCTCTGCACCACATTTGGTTCCAATTATTGCCATCGATGCTTGGGAACATGCGTACTACTTGCAATATCAAAATGTCAAGCTTGATTATTTCAAAGCAATTTGGAACGTGATCAACTGGGCTGAGGCAGAGTCAAGATACTCTGCGTAA
- a CDS encoding uncharacterized protein (Ortholog(s) have cytosol, nucleus localization), which yields MTDTPTEGASYSEQILESARRNNTELLLSIKVELNNDQEKLAELINTTKEVITDNTPLHLACQLGNWEFIDIVLDIEGVEIDPQNRDGETPLHLAVKYTNNEEPEHGYFIVDNMLDAGSDPRIKDKHNLKPKDYVSSDHEKLIELLESAEYAISMEPTEAEQLAEFEDEGSASDSD from the coding sequence ATGACAGATACTCCAACTGAAGGGGCTTCATATTCAGAGCAAATATTGGAATCTGcaagaagaaataatacAGAATTGTTACTTTCCATCAAAGTTGAGTTAAACAATGATCAAGAAAAGTTGGCAGAGTTGATCAATACCACCAAAGAAGTGATAACTGACAATACTCCTTTGCACCTAGCATGTCAATTGGGAAACTGGGAGTTTATAGATATAGTATTGGACATAGAAGGCGTTGAGATTGATCCGCAAAACAGAGACGGAGAAACCCCATTACATTTGGCTGTAAAATATACAAACAACGAAGAGCCAGAACACGGATACTTTATTGTTGACAATATGCTAGACGCAGGCTCCGATCCAAGAATCAAAGACAAACACAACTTAAAGCCCAAAGATTATGTTTCCAGTGATCACGAGAAATTGATTGAGTTGTTGGAGAGTGCAGAGTATGCGATTTCTATGGAGCCAACTGAGGCTGAACAGTTGGCTGAGTTTGAAGATGAAGGGTCTGCATCAGACTCTGATTAG
- a CDS encoding tRNA-specific adenosine deaminase (Ortholog(s) have tRNA-specific adenosine-37 deaminase activity, role in tRNA modification and cytosol, nucleus localization), producing the protein MSNELGNAIASTVIDTFNGLSIKSGKPVVRSNGVEEWTVLASVVAITNNNIMPITLATGVKTLPDKVRSYSNGLMVHDMHAEILALRLFNYYLLEKDCPLVEHSGLKHDVKLALFISEPPCGDASMSYISSNLTNNEPWTPQKKQLNRGRNNFGELGVVRTKPGRSDSLISYSKSCSDKLCLKQLVGICNATTSTLFKDSIFLDYLVTKNLPAKDFHRCFRTRFDLPSVVHPLQLLTYDCDGYEFVKSEEKLPSQLSLLHIVPLNVTQVLNNGVKNGSFIKNKPPKKGGESIICNQNFINRLKQIREVDYPDYVSFKHSNTARQALKMAGRKKLKDWVSSTADNFVL; encoded by the coding sequence ATGAGCAATGAATTGGGGAATGCTATTGCAAGCACAGTGATTGATACATTCAATGGACTATCCATAAAATCAGGCAAACCGGTTGTTAGGTCAAATGGGGTAGAAGAGTGGACAGTGCTTGCTAGTGTAGTTGCAattaccaacaacaacataatGCCTATCACGTTGGCAACGGGAGTGAAAACTTTACCAGACAAAGTTAGATCCTATTCAAATGGTTTAATGGTACATGATATGCATGCAGAAATCTTAGCCCTTCgtttattcaattattatttgcttGAAAAGGACTGTCCGTTGGTTGAGCACTCGGGTCTAAAACACGATGTAAAGTTGGCACTTTTTATTAGTGAACCGCCATGTGGCGATGCATCGATGTCCTACATTTCCTCAAACCTAACCAACAACGAACCTTGGACTCCACAAAAGAAACAGTTAAATCGGGGAAGAAACAATTTTGGCGAATTAGGAGTTGTCCGAACCAAACCAGGAAGGTCAGACAGTTTGATTAGTTACTCCAAATCATGTTCAGATAAATTGTGCTTAAAACAGTTGGTTGGCATATGCAATGCTACAACTTCAACTTTGTTCAAGGATAgcatttttcttgattatcTAGTGACCAAAAACCTTCCTGCCAAAGATTTCCATCGATGCTTTAGAACAAGATTCGATCTACCGAGCGTGGTACACCCCTTGCAGTTGCTAACTTATGACTGCGATGGCTATGAATTTGTCAAAAGTGAAGAGAAATTGCCGTCGCAATTGAGTCTTCTTCATATTGTGCCGTTAAACGTAACTCAGGTTTTGAACAATGGGGTGAAAAATGGGTCctttataaaaaataagCCCCCAAAGAAAGGTGGTGAGAGTATTATATGCAACCAGAACTTCATAAACAGACTTAAACAAATACGTGAGGTAGACTATCCAGACTACGTATCGTTCAAACACTCCAACACGGCACGTCAGGCACTAAAGATGGCAGGCCGgaaaaaactaaaagaCTGGGTTTCGTCTACTGCTGACAATTTTGTATTATAG
- the FRP2 gene encoding Frp2p (Putative ferric reductase; alkaline induced by Rim101; fluconazole-downregulated; upregulated in the presence of human neutrophils; possibly adherence-induced; regulated by Sef1, Sfu1, and Hap43), translating to MDEELQKHLEISRNTKYQWIACIFSLVIFLANGIVFYWIPRLLRDKRFVKTNRFKPYFAFVDIWQTINTPFSIKVGKKTHYFKPSLLALGACFILLNGKLCYIETDDLDYKPRIFIIGKRCARIALGQMPAMFLSVTKGDFITALTGLTYERAAFFHAWFATLMFSMMTAHVGIIGFYWAHPNYDIAPKYPKNVYGIIGYACFVFLVFGNVALIRRYAFEFLMVNHRVHSFIMLLMAFLHNDRAKAMVILAIHLLVLDKVLGRIYGIVHSLKSPTKGLSEFEILDDETLRVSIPVKTSKTDPTPWYRLFLFKYGTWLAGSHVYLNVRKVDFFQHHPFAVASLPESGKITLVIKKRNGFTKKLYDKVKTMRDEQLDSETSETDPNIVKLKAAFRGPSSGKFQPLITFDSVAFLAQDYGASFVLPLCLDLLQTIEKKEVAKNYLGRPAHPYLKVYWSVKRLNNIYWYEDLVRKLLPFINSGKLTMNVFVQESVELEATKSVSTKKLDIVSVTSDPSSITNSEIKFIYEEPMEVSQVIQSHISSMHFPEEKAFKSLAIMSCGNDNFGSQVESESQKYRWVKDAPNIYFYNESYET from the coding sequence ATGGACGAAGAACTTCAGAAGCATTTAGAAATTTCAAGAAACACCAAGTACCAGTGGATTGCGTGCATTTTCAGTTTAGTTATATTTCTTGCCAACGGCATTGTTTTTTACTGGATTCCTAGACTTCTTAGAGATAAACGATTTGTCAAAACAAACAGATTCAAACCGTATTTTGCTTTCGTTGACATTTGGCAAACCATTAATACCCCGTTCTCAATTAAAGTCGGAAAGAAAACCCACTACTTCAAACCCAGTCTACTTGCCTTAGGTGCatgtttcattttattaaatggCAAGCTATGCTACATTGAGACCGACGATTTGGACTACAAACCCCGcatatttataattggGAAACGATGTGCTAGAATTGCTTTGGGTCAGATGCCAGCAATGTTTTTATCAGTTACCAAAGGTGATTTCATTACCGCCCTTACAGGCTTGACATACGAACGTGCGGCATTCTTCCATGCCTGGTTTGCTACATTAATGTTCCTGATGATGACAGCACATGTGGGGATAATCGGGTTTTATTGGGCTCATCCAAATTACGACATTGCTCCTAAATATCCAAAAAACGTTTATGGAATTATCGGCTATGCGTGTTTTGTGTTTTTGGTATTTGGCAATGTGGCCTTGATTAGACGTTATGCGTTTGAGTTTTTGATGGTAAACCACCGGGTccattcattcattatGTTGTTGATGGCTTTCTTACACAATGACAGAGCCAAAGCCATGGTCATCCTTGCTATCCATTTGCTTGTGTTGGACAAAGTGCTTGGCAGAATCTACGGTATCGTACACTCTTTAAAATCTCCAACAAAAGGGTTGTCAGAATTTGAGATACTCGACGATGAGACTTTGCGTGTCAGTATCCCCGTGAAAACATCAAAGACTGATCCAACACCTTGGTACAGATTATTTCTATTCAAATATGGAACTTGGTTAGCTGGCCTGCATGTTTACTTAAATGTAAGAAAAGTCGATTTCTTCCAACACCATCCCTTTGCAGTTGCAAGTTTACCTGAATCTGGTAAAATTACTTTGGTTATCAAAAAGAGAAACGGGTTTACAAAGAAATTGTACGACAAGGTCAAAACAATGCGCGACGAACAACTCGACAGCGAAACTTCCGAAACCGACCCCAACATTGTTAAATTAAAAGCTGCTTTCCGTGGTCCATCACTGGGTAAATTCCAACCATTAATCACATTTGACTCAGTGGCATTTCTCGCCCAAGATTATGGCGCATCATTTGTATTGCCACTTTGCTTGGACTTGTTGCAGactattgaaaaaaaggaagTGGCTAAAAACTATTTGGGCCGACCAGCTCACCCTTATTTGAAAGTGTATTGGTCAGTAAAGAGGTTAAACAATATCTACTGGTATGAAGATTTGGTTAGAAAATTATTGCCATTCATCAATTCAGGGAAACTTACCATGAATGTGTTTGTACAAGAAAGTGTTGAACTCGAAGCTACTAAACTGGTGTCAACTAAAAAGTTGGATATTGTCTCTGTCACCAGCGACCCCCTGTCAATTACAAACTCAGAAATAAAGTTTATCTATGAAGAACCAATGGAGGTATCACAAGTCATTCAATCACACATTTCCAGTATGCATTTCCCAGAGGAAAAAGCGTTCAAGTCGCTTGCTATAATGAGTTGCGGAAATGACAACTTTGGAAGCCAAGTAGAAAGCGAGTCACAAAAGTACAGATGGGTTAAAGATGCaccaaatatttatttctaTAACGAGTCGTACGAAACATAG
- a CDS encoding uncharacterized protein (Putative mitochondrial outer membrane protein membrane fission effector; possibly an essential gene, disruptants not obtained by UAU1 method) → MFEKAVYPALEELQQPLSQEQFRILKDQLNSEEPTPSAQTKFNYAWGLIKSNHHKQQEYGVQILTELYKSEKSMRREVLYYLSLGSLKIGDYTNAKRYVEALLEIEPENQQARGLLKTIDDKITTEGLIGIGIAGGALAVGLGLIGALVRKNRK, encoded by the coding sequence ATGTTTGAAAAAGCAGTGTATCCGGCATTAGAGGAGTTGCAACAACCACTCTCACAAGAACAATTTAGAATCTTAAAGgatcaattaaattcaGAAGAGCCAACGCCCTCCGCACAAACAAAGTTCAATTATGCGTGGGGGTTGATAAAGTCTAACCACCACAAACAGCAAGAGTATGGAGTACAGATACTTACTGAGCTATACAAGAGCGAGAAAAGTATGAGAAGAGAAGTGTTATACTACCTCAGCTTGGGGTCTTTAAAGATTGGTGACTATACCAATGCCAAGCGATATGTTGAGGCGTTATTGGAAATCGAACCAGAAAACCAACAGGCCAGAGGGTTGTTAAAAACCATAGACGATAAAATCACTACCGAAGGGTTAATTGGTATTGGGATTGCTGGTGGCGCTCTTGCAGTTGGGCTTGGATTGATTGGAGCTTTGGTTagaaaaaacagaaaatag